From the Porphyrobacter sp. CACIAM 03H1 genome, the window GTCGAGCCCTACGGGATCACCAAGGTGACGGGAGCGAGCGGCGAGGTTCTTTATCGCCGCGAGAGCCAGCGCCAGTCGCCGGCGGTGCCCGATTACGTCGTGGCCGGGATCACCGACCTGCTCCAGGCCGCGGTCCAGACCGGGACGGGGCGCGCCGCCGACATCGGCCGTCCGGTGGCGGGCAAGACCGGCACGACCTCGTCGAACAAGGACGGCTGGTTCATCGGCTTCTCCAGCGGCATCACGACCGGCGTGTGGATGGGCCGCGACGATGCCAAGCCCGTCCCCGGCCTCCAGGGCGGCCGCGCCCCGGCGCAGGCCTTCGCCGCCTACATGCGCTATGCCGTCAGGGACCGCCCGGTCGAACCCTTCGACGTCACGCTCGAGCCGCCCGAATGGCTCGAACCCGACGAGGAGGCGCTGTTCGGCGAGCCGGAGGACTACTACTACATCGACGAGCAGGGCAACGCGATCGAGCCGAGCCGTCGCGATCCGGGCGCGGGGCCCTTCGGCGTGGAGGGCGAGCGCGGCCCTAACGCCCCGCCGGCCGCGAGCCAGGACTTCCTCGAGGAGGCGACCGGCGGCGCCCTGCCGCAGAACCAGCGCCCGCCGCCGCGCCGCCCGCCGCCGCAGCCGCCGGCGCTGAAGCCGGGCGAGCAATAGGCCGCGCCATACGAAAAGGGCGCCGGGATCGGATCCCGGCGCCCTTTGTCGTTTCTGCCGTGCGGCGCGCGTCAGCGCAGGCGGACGGCGATGAAGGCGGGCGGGTTGGGGCCGCGCTGGACGCGCAGCAGGATCGCCTCGCGCTTCTCGGCCCGGGCGGCAGTGACCTGCGCCACCAGCGCCTCGACCGAGGCGACCGGCTGATAATTGGCCGACAGGATGATGTCGCCGCGGCGCAGCCCCTTGCGGGCGGCGTCGGCATTGGGATCGACCGCAGCGACCACCACGCCCTGCGTCTCCGCGGGCACGCCGAGCGAGCGGGCGATGCCTGCGCTCATCGGCATGACCTGCATCCCGAGCGACTGCTCGATGGTGGTGTCCGAGGTGCCGGGCGCCATCGGCTCCTCGGCATTGGGATCGAAGGTCTGGTTCTGCGCCTGCAGCTCCTGCTCGCTCGGGCGCTTGCCGAGGGTGACGTTGATCGCGGTCCGCTTGCCGTCGCGCAGAACCTCGACCGGCACGGTGGTGCCCGGCTGGAGATTGGCGACGAGGAAGGAGACGGTCTGTTCGGCAGTCACTTCCTTGCCGCTGATCTTGGTGACGATGTCGCCTGCCCTGATCCCGGCGCGGCCCGCGGGGCTGGTGTCCTCGACCGACTGCACCAGCTCGCCGCGGCGCTTGGGCAGGCCGAGCGAGGCGGCGAGGTCCTCGTCGATCGGCTGGAGCCGCACGCCGAGGTATCCGCGCTGGATCTCCTGGCCCGAACGCAGCTGGTCGACGATCGGCGCGGCGATCTCGGCGGGGATGGCGAAGCCGATGCCCACGCTTCCGCCCGAGGGCGAGAAGATCGCGTTGTTGATGCCGATCACGTTTCCGCGCATGTCGAACAGCGGGCCGCCGGAATTGCCGCGGTTGATGCTCGCGTCGGTCTGCAGGTAGCGGTCATAGGCGCCGCCCTGCCCGGTGTTGCGGTAGACCGCCGAGATGATCCCGCTGGTCACCGTCCCGCCGAGGCCGAAGGGGTTGCCGATCGCCACCACCCAGTCGCCCACCCGCGCCGCGCTCGAATCCCCGAAGCGCACGAAGGGAAAGGTCTTGTTCGACCGGATCTTGAGCACCGCGAGGTCCGATGCGGCATCCGCGCCGATCACGTCGGCTTCGTATTCGGTGCCGTCCGACAGGGTGATGGTGATCGCCTCGAGCTTGGCGCGGGTATCGGGCGGGTTGATGACGTGATTGTTGGTGACCACGATCCCGTCGGCCGAGATGATGAAGCCCGAACCCAGCGACTGCGCCTCGCGGGTCTGCGGCTGGGCTCCGCCGCCGCCCTGGCGACGGTTGAACAGCTCGGCGAAGGGCGTGCCGGCAAAGGGATTGTTGGCGACCTCGACCCGCTGGCGCGTGGCGATGTTGACCACCGCCGGCTGGAGCTGGGCGGTCAGGTCGGCGAAGCTCGCCGGAGCGCCCGCGACCGGGACCACCCGGTCCATCACCGCATCGTCGTTCTGCGCCACCTGCGCGCCCAGCGGCGAGCCGGTGATCAGCGAGATGGCTGCGCCGCCCACCAGCAGCGCGCTCGACAGTCCGTATACGTAGCGCACGTTGTTCACGTCCTCTTGGTCCTTATCCTGTGAAGGAATGCGCAGGCACCCCGCGCCGTTCCTTAAACCCTTTGACGGGGCCGGCGCGAAGGCCGGCAGCCCGCTGTGCAAATGCCCTTTCCGGGGCTGAACGCGGATTGAACACCCGCGCCCTTCAACGCCGTGCGTCGGCGCTTTGTCGAATGGTCAGTTCCCGCCCTTGAACTGGCGGAAATACTCGCTGTCCTCCGACAGCACCATCGTGCTCTGCCCCTCGCCGGCGAGGAAGGTCTGCCGGTAGCTCTGCATCGCGCGGTAGAAGTCGTAGAACTTCGGGTCTTTTCCGTAAGCATCGGCGTAGATCTTGGCGGCCTGGGCGCTGGCTTCGGCCTGGATGATCTGCGCATCGCGCTGCCCGGCGGCGCGGATCGTGGCGGCTTCCTCCTGCCGGTCGGTTTCCATCCGGGTGAAGGCGGCATCGAGCGGACGGCCTTCGGGAAGGTCGGCAGCCTTGATCCGCACGTCGAGCACCTGCGCGCCGTAGATGCGCGCCTGCTGGTCGAGCGTGGCGGTGATGTTGGCCATTGCCGTCCCGCGCTCGGCGTTGATCAGCGCGGAGAACGGGCGCCGGCCCAGTTCCTGACGCAGCACCGAGGTGAGGATGGGCAGCAGCTGTGCCTCGAGCTGGCGTTCGGTCCCTGCCTTCTCGACCAGCTTCACGGGGTCGATGATCCGGTAGCGCGCATAGGCATCGACCTGGAGGCGCTGCTGGTCGTTGGAGAGCACCTGGGTGCGCTCCATGTCGAGATCGAGCACGCGGCGGTCGATCATCCGCACTTCCTCGACGAAGGGGATGCGGAAGTTGATCCCCGCGCCGGTCGAGCCGTAGGGCTGGCCGGGGCGGAACATGTTGAACACCCGGTCGGGCTGGCCGGTGCGGATCACCACCGCCTGGTGGGTTTCCGGCACGATCACCACGCTGGCGAGCAGTGCGACCACCAGCGCGACGAGGGCGATGATGACGTTGCGGGTGCTGCGGACGAAGTCGCTCATGGCCTCACTCCCCCTGCGTCTGCGGCTGCTGCTGCGCGCGGCGCTTCAGCTCCGGCAGCGGCAGGTAGGGCGTCACATTGCCGGATTCGACGATCGTCTTGTCGGTCTTGGACAGGATCTGCTCCATGGTCTCGTAATAGAGGCGGCGACGCGTCACTTCGGGCGCGAGCTTGTATTCCTCGTAGATGTCGTTGAACTCGCGCGCATCGCCCTGGGCCCGGGCGAGCACCTGCTGGGCCACAGCGCGCGAACGGTTGATTGCGGCGTCCGCGTCCTGCTGGGCCGAGGAGACGTCCTTGAAGGCTTCCTCCACCCGGCTCGGCGGATCGACCTTGTTGATCTCGATCCCCTGCACCTGGATGCCGGAGCGATAGGCATCGAGCCGCGCCTGCATCCGCTCGCGCACCTCCTGCTCGATCTCCGCGCGGCCCGCGCCGGTCAGCACCGTGTCGAGGTTCTGCCGCGCCACCGCCGCACGCATCGCCGCCTCGCCGATCTCCAGCAGGGCGTTCTGCGGATCGTTGAGCTGGTACTTGTAGAGCGTGAGGTCCGAGATGTTCCAGCGG encodes:
- a CDS encoding Do family serine endopeptidase; translated protein: MNNVRYVYGLSSALLVGGAAISLITGSPLGAQVAQNDDAVMDRVVPVAGAPASFADLTAQLQPAVVNIATRQRVEVANNPFAGTPFAELFNRRQGGGGAQPQTREAQSLGSGFIISADGIVVTNNHVINPPDTRAKLEAITITLSDGTEYEADVIGADAASDLAVLKIRSNKTFPFVRFGDSSAARVGDWVVAIGNPFGLGGTVTSGIISAVYRNTGQGGAYDRYLQTDASINRGNSGGPLFDMRGNVIGINNAIFSPSGGSVGIGFAIPAEIAAPIVDQLRSGQEIQRGYLGVRLQPIDEDLAASLGLPKRRGELVQSVEDTSPAGRAGIRAGDIVTKISGKEVTAEQTVSFLVANLQPGTTVPVEVLRDGKRTAINVTLGKRPSEQELQAQNQTFDPNAEEPMAPGTSDTTIEQSLGMQVMPMSAGIARSLGVPAETQGVVVAAVDPNADAARKGLRRGDIILSANYQPVASVEALVAQVTAARAEKREAILLRVQRGPNPPAFIAVRLR
- the hflC gene encoding protease modulator HflC; amino-acid sequence: MSDFVRSTRNVIIALVALVVALLASVVIVPETHQAVVIRTGQPDRVFNMFRPGQPYGSTGAGINFRIPFVEEVRMIDRRVLDLDMERTQVLSNDQQRLQVDAYARYRIIDPVKLVEKAGTERQLEAQLLPILTSVLRQELGRRPFSALINAERGTAMANITATLDQQARIYGAQVLDVRIKAADLPEGRPLDAAFTRMETDRQEEAATIRAAGQRDAQIIQAEASAQAAKIYADAYGKDPKFYDFYRAMQSYRQTFLAGEGQSTMVLSEDSEYFRQFKGGN
- the hflK gene encoding protease modulator HflK, coding for MAGRNNPWGGGGNDDEPGESGPSGDGGGSGGGPRNPWLPGGGEPGKRRSASIEDIFKNRGPEGPRRAGGGPGGPAFRLPERPGGKSWVPVIVGGVALVWAAVTSVHFVQPGEEAVVEWFGGKYYATLESGTNITAPWPIHTVEKENVAQVRLEEVPGTKTEKLILTGDQNLVDLSYLIRWNISDLTLYKYQLNDPQNALLEIGEAAMRAAVARQNLDTVLTGAGRAEIEQEVRERMQARLDAYRSGIQVQGIEINKVDPPSRVEEAFKDVSSAQQDADAAINRSRAVAQQVLARAQGDAREFNDIYEEYKLAPEVTRRRLYYETMEQILSKTDKTIVESGNVTPYLPLPELKRRAQQQPQTQGE